The following coding sequences are from one Ornithodoros turicata isolate Travis chromosome 1, ASM3712646v1, whole genome shotgun sequence window:
- the LOC135378441 gene encoding G-protein coupled receptor dmsr-1-like produces MELLNPQNVSDGQLDELVLATNSSSWWQADGLNATPSLEPTVLPYYGAELHQFHLWYTAHLHGYLSMTVCVFGIVANVLNIIVLTRRNMVSPTNGILTGLAVADMLVITTYLPYTVYTHVLPHPPGGGQSFSAAVFILIHAHVSIVFHTISTWLTVTLAVWRFLAVSFPANSKKWCSMERAQWAIGSVYLSCGLCCLPVYLSFTVHEDTEALVVPSYKVDFSNITKANDGLLQTLNFWTYSVLMKLVPCIALTGLSVGLMRVLYEANARKKRLKAREDNNRTHDRTTRMLLAVLLLFLVTEFPSGIAALLSGILGDDFFQNVYMNFGEVMDILALFNSAVNFVLYCSMSRQFRKAFAALFTPRIVSKWFPVPTDQNSTYATTCV; encoded by the coding sequence ATGGAACTGCTCAACCCCCAGAACGTTTCGGACGGTCAGCTCGATGAACTCGTTCTGGCTACTAACAGCTCATCCTGGTGGCAAGCGGACGGACTCAATGCTACTCCGTCGCTAGAACCCACTGTCCTCCCTTACTACGGCGCAGAACTGCACCAGTTCCATCTCTGGTACACCGCTCACCTGCACGGATACTTAAGCATGACAGTCTGCGTGTTCGGTATCGTCGCCAACGTTCTCAATATCATCGTTTTGACCAGGAGAAACATGGTATCACCAACAAACGGCATCCTCACCGGTTTAGCCGTAGCGGATATGCTAGTCATCACGACATACTTGCCTTACACGGTATACACGCACGTACTACCACACCCTCCAGGAGGAGGCCAGTCATTCAGCGCCGCTGTCTTCATCCTGATCCACGCTCATGTCAGTATTGTCTTCCACACTATTTCGACTTGGCTCACGGTGACGCTGGCTGTGTGGCGCTTCCTAGCCGTCAGTTTTCCTGCCAACAGTAAGAAATGGTGCAGCATGGAACGTGCCCAGTGGGCCATTGGAAGCGTTTACCTTTCATGCGGTCTCTGCTGCCTGCCGGTCTACCTGTCCTTTACCGTGCACGAAGACACGGAAGCGCTCGTAGTGCCTTCGTATAAAGTCGACTTCAGCAACATCACGAAGGCGAACGACGGTCTACTGCAGACACTCAACTTTTGGACGTATTCTGTCCTCATGAAGTTAGTGCCCTGCATCGCGCTTACCGGACTCAGCGTGGGTCTCATGCGTGTGTTGTACGAAGCAAATGCGCGCAAGAAACGACTCAAGGCGCGCGAAGACAACAACCGTACGCACGATCGCACGACGCGGATGCTTTTGGCTGTCCTCCTGCTCTTCCTCGTGACCGAATTTCCGTCAGGTATCGCGGCATTGCTGAGCGGTATCTTAGGAGACGACTTCTTCCAGAACGTCTACATGAACTTTGGTGAAGTGATGGATATCCTGGCGCTCTTCAATAGCGCCGTTAACTTCGTCCTGTACTGCTCCATGAGCAGGCAGTTCCGCAAAGCTTTTGCGGCGCTTTTTACGCCAAGGATAGTGTCCAAGTGGTTTCCCGTTCCTACGGACCAGAACAGCACCTATGCCACGACCTGTGTGTAA